A window from Engraulis encrasicolus isolate BLACKSEA-1 chromosome 11, IST_EnEncr_1.0, whole genome shotgun sequence encodes these proteins:
- the ddx54 gene encoding ATP-dependent RNA helicase DDX54: MAQRKKKLTKKKRHGPPHGQNRGPEVDSDEGDFELTTEFNDDAASRKLPRFPAPSDALSDVEPDTRELVRAQNKKQKKSGGFQSMGLSFPVFKGVMKKGYKVPTPIQRKTIPVILDGKDVVAMARTGSGKTAAFLVPMFEKLKAPQAQTGARALVLTPTRELALQTMKFTRELGKFTGLKIALILGGDSMEEQFAALHENPDIIIGTPGRLMHVVMEMNLKLQSVEYVVFDEADRLFEMGFAEQLQEIIRRLPDTRQTLLFSATLPKLLVEFARAGLTDPTLVRLDVDTKLSDQLKLSFFQVRLDDKPAMLLSLLRTVVKAQEQTVVFVATKHHVEYIKEMLISQGIEVAYIYSALDQTARKINIGRFVHRKAMVLLVTDVAARGIDIPMLDNVINYNFPSKSKLFLHRVGRVARAGRGGAAYSLVCPDEVPYVYDLHLFLGRPIQLALPDHQKDADGVFGRVPQSLLDDEEGQLITALENSVELENLKRIADNAYKQYLKSRPSPAPESVKRVKHTDFSTMAVHPLLGSGLEQVELERLQMVDHIKGYKSKATIFEINATNKTSASEVMRNKRRRDTKRVNTFARSREERLAEQQLHTPTPHSSVTRNSEDEQEEEEDIQGVFAEVVGGKRKKPSVGEENAEQPKGKKNRESGKDEEFYIPYRPKDFNSERGLSLTGEGTTFEQQASTAVLDLMGDENATLTQHKSIMKWDRKRKRFVRDTGKEDKKKKVRLENGQVVSTHKKKSHYEQWKKKNKMDDDDADSDREYGGGRGGGPMGGRGGRRGRGGPGGRGGRGGGGRGGGPQMGADGKPVRSELKSREHILKQRRKQDKQKFLQSGGMKKLRSKGRQNLNNVMKSGFGRGGQKKGKMRKKM; encoded by the exons ATGGCTCAAAGGAAGAAGAAACTAACCAAAAAGAAGAGACATGGACCACCCCACGGCCAAAACAGAGGACCAGAGGTGGACTCGGACGAGGGAGATTTTGAGCTTACTACTGAATTCAACGACGATGCT GCCAGTAGAAAACTTCCAAGGTTCCCTGCACCATCGGACGCCCTGTCTGATGTGGAACCAGACACCAGAGAACTGGTCCGGGCCCAGAATAAAAAGCAGAAGAAGTCCGGAGGGTTTCAATCCATGG GCCTAAGCTTCCCGGTCTTTAAAGGTGTCATGAAGAAGGGATATAAAGTTCCCACTCCTATTCAGagaaag ACTATCCCAGTCATCCTGGACGGGAAAGATGTAGTGGCCATGGCGAGGACTGGTAGTGGTAAGACGGCGGCGTTCCTAGTGCCCATGTTTGAGAAGCTGAAGGCCCCACAGGCCCAGACAGGAGCCAGGGCTCTGGTCCTCACCCCCACCAGAGAACTGGCCCTCCAGACCATGAAGTTCACCAGAGAG cTTGGGAAATTTACAGGGCTGAAAATTGCCCTAATTCTTGGAGGAGACAG TATGGAAGAACAGTTTGCTGCCCTCCACGAGAATCCTGACAT caTCATTGGTACCCCTGGTCGTCTGATGCACGTCGTCATGGAGATGAACCTGAAGCTGCAGAGTGTGGAGTATGTGGTGTTTGATGAGGCTGACAG GTTGTTTGAGATGGGCTTTGCAGAGCAGCTGCAGGAGATCATTCGTCGGCTCCCGGACACACGGCagaccctcctcttctctgccacACTGCCCAAACTGCTGGTGGAGTTTGCACGTGCAG gactgacagacccTACTCTGGTTCGTCTGGATGTGGACACCAAGCTGAGTGACCAGTTGAAG CTGTCCTTCTTCCAGGTGCGTCTGGACGATAAGCCGGCCATGCTGCTGTCTCTGCTGAGGACGGTGGTGAAGGCCCAGGAGCAGACTGTGGTCTTCGTGGCCACCAAACACCACGTGGAGTACATCAAAGAG ATGCTGATATCGCAGGGCATCGAGGTTGCCTACATCTACAGTGCCCTGGACCAGACGGCCAGGAAGATCAACATTGGCCGCTTTGTGCACCGCAAGGCCATGGTGCTGCTGGTCACAGACGTGGCCGCTCGTGGTATCGACATCCCCATGCTGGACAACGTCATCAACTACAACTTCCCCTCCAAATCCAAACTCTTCCTGCACAGAGTGG GTCGTGTTGCTCGAGCGGGCCGCGGTGGTGCAGCCTACAGCCTGGTGTGTCCAGACGAGGTGCCGTATGTCTACGACCTCCACCTCTTCCTGGGCAGACCCATCCAGTTGGCCCTGCCTGACCACCAGAAAG acgcggATGGTGTGTTTGGCCGCGTGCCTCAGAGTCTCCTTGACGACGAGGAGGGTCAGCTGATCACGGCGCTTGAGAACTCTGTGGAGCTGGAGAACCTGAAGCGCATCGCGGACAACGCCTACAAGCAGTACCTCAAGTCCCGGCCCAGCCCCGCCCCCGAGTCCGTCAAGCGCGTCAAGCACACAGACTTCTCCACCATGGCTGTGCACCCTCTGCTGG ggtctgGCCTAGAGCAGGTGGAGCTGGAGAGGTTGCAGATGGTGGACCACATCAAGGGCTACAAGTCTAAAGCT ACGATCTTCGAGATCAACGCCACCAACAAGACGAGTGCGAGCGAGGTGATGAGAAACAAGCGTCGCCGGGACACGAAGCGGGTCAACACGTTCGCCCGCTCTCGAGAGGAGCGCCTGGCGGAGCAGCAGCTGCACACGCCGACCCCACACTCATCTGTCACCCGCAACAGCGAGGacgagcaggaggaagaggaggacatccAG GGTGTGTTTGCTGAGGTGGTGGGAGGCAAGCGTAAGAAACCGTCGGTAGGAGAGGAGAACGCGGAGCAGCCCAAGGGCAAGAAGAACCGTGAGTCGGGCAAGGACGAGGAGTTCTACATTCCATACCGGCCCAAAGACTTCAACTCCGAGAGAGG GCTGAGTCTGACCGGCGAGGGCACTACGTTTGAACAGCAGGCATCCACAGCAGTGCTGGACCTGATGGGAGATGAGAACGCCACCCTCACCCAGCACAAGAGCATCATGAAATG GGACCGCAAGAGGAAGCGTTTTGTGCGCGACACGGGCaaggaggacaagaagaagaaggtgcGGCTGGAGAACGgccaggtggtcagcacccacaAGAAGAAGAGCCA CTATGAGCagtggaagaagaagaacaagatgGACGATGACGACGCTGACTCAGACAGAGAGTATGGAGGAGGTCGAGGAGGAGGGCCGATGGGAGGCCGTGGAG GTCGGCGAGGTCGGGGTGGTCCTGGGGGCCGTGGTGGCCGTGGCGGTGGTGGCCGTGGCGGTGGCCCTCAGATGGGTGCAGACGGGAAGCCCGTCCGCTCAGAGCTGAAGAGCCGGGAGCACATCCTGAAGCAGAGGAGGAAGCAGGACAAGCAGAAGTTCCTGCAGAGCGGCGGCATGAAGAAGCTGCGCAGCAAGGGCCGGCAGAACCTCAACAACGTCATGAAGTCCGGCTTCggcagaggaggacagaagaagggcaagatgaggaagaagatgtGA
- the pgap2 gene encoding post-GPI attachment to proteins factor 2 has protein sequence MIGLDRDRPLIRLQFTHFAVGTVCLPLCGLLACVVASMYSHFSEATYTHCQVPNYLPSISAAISLTPERYIWRFCVGLHSAPRFLIAFAYFSFYRGHFGGRPVEQLLSGLTLLASLVENSGLLLLTYVASTETYDLHKYGFITFIASSLVHMLLTCRLWQVITRYSGVEERKSYRWKVRLFLFNIAFCLCAGYFFRRHNKFCETGVYTLFAFCEYLVVLSNMAFHMTTYWDFGNKEVMVAVPPEGKRF, from the coding sequence ATGATCGGGCTGGACCGAGACCGGCCGCTGATCCGGCTGCAGTTCACCCACTTTGCGGTGGGCACGGTCTGCCTGCCCCTCTGCGGCCTGCTGGCGTGCGTGGTCGCCTCCATGTACTCGCACTTCAGCGAGGCCACCTACACACACTGCCAGGTGCCCAACTACCTGCCCTCCATCAGCGCCGCCATCAGCCTGACGCCGGAGCGCTACATCTGGCGCTTCTGCGTGGGGCTGCACTCGGCGCCGCGCTTCCTGATAGCGTTCGCCTACTTCTCCTTCTACCGGGGCCACTTCGGAGGCCGGCCGGTGGAGCAGCTGCTCAGCGGCCTGACGCTGCTGGCCTCGCTGGTGGAGAACTCGGGCCTGCTGCTGCTCACCTACGTGGCCTCCACCGAGACCTACGACCTCCACAAGTACGGCTTCATCACCTTCATCGCCAGCTCCCTCGTGCACATGCTCCTCACGTGCCGCCTGTGGCAGGTCATCACGCGCTACTCGGGCGTGGAGGAGAGGAAGTCCTACCGCTGGAAGGTGCGCCTCTTCCTCTTCAACATCGCCTTCTGCCTGTGCGCCGGCTACTTCTTCCGTCGTCACAACAAGTTCTGCGAGACGGGCGTCTACACGCTGTTTGCCTTCTGCGAGTACCTGGTGGTGCTGTCCAACATGGCCTTCCACATGACCACCTACTGGGACTTTGGCAACAAGGAGGTGATGGTGGCCGTGCCCCCTGAGGGGAAGCGCTTCTGA